In a genomic window of Rhopalosiphum maidis isolate BTI-1 chromosome 4, ASM367621v3, whole genome shotgun sequence:
- the LOC113561249 gene encoding farnesol dehydrogenase-like isoform X1: MERWSGKVAIVTGASAGIGAAIVVKLAKSGVHVVALARRENKLKELAESLNNKDYGTIYTKVCDVTNEQYVKNVFSWVDSTLGGPSILINNTGVVKVSSLLNRKLKDWQEIFNVNVMALSVCSREAYKSMTKNKIDGHIIQVNNISGHSLTPNFAHKMYNASKQAVTALCDGLRHELQLTGSKIKVSSVSPGPTATDMLTNLIKYHKELKTTVDHNILDAEDVANAVISSLATPPNVLSVFQIAEMIIIPTRATIQMHFQPSSQVVENLLNS; encoded by the exons ATGGAACGGTGGAGTGGCAAGGTGGCGATAGTTACTGGCGCCAGTGCTGGTATTGGTGCGGCGATTGTAGTAAAGCTGGCGAAGAGTGGCGTGCACGTCGTGGCGCTCGCCAGAAGAGAAAACAAACTAAAG GAACTAGCcgaatcattaaataataaagactACGGAACTATTTATACAAAGGTATGCGATGTCACTAACGAGCAATATGTGAAAAACGTTTTTTCGTGGGTAGATTCAACATTAGGAGGTcccagtattttaattaacaatacggGAGTGGTGAAAGTATCAAGCCTTTTAA ATAGAAAACTGAAGGATTGGCAAGAGATATTTAATGTCAATGTTATGGCGTTGAGTGTGTGTTCGAGAGAAGCTTACAAATCGatgacgaaaaataaaatcgacgGTCACATCATTCAAGTAAATAa TATCTCCGGTCACAGTTTAACTCCGAACTTTGCGCACAAAATGTATAACGCTTCAAAGCAAGCAGTCACAGCACTGTGTGACGGACTTCGACACGAATTACAATTAACTGgatcaaaaatcaaagtttCG agCGTTAGCCCAGGACCAACAGCTACAGATATGTTAACAAATCTCATCAAATATCacaaagaattaaaaactacGGTGGATCACAATATACTTGATGCAGAAGACGTCGCGAATGCCGTAATTAGTTCTTTGGCAACGCCGCCAAATGTTCTt tcTGTTTTTCAGATAGCTGAAATGATTATCATACCAACTAGAGCTACAATACAGATGCATTTCCAACCGAGTTCTCAAGTCGtggaaaatttattaaactcatGA
- the LOC113561249 gene encoding farnesol dehydrogenase-like isoform X2, translating to MERWSGKVAIVTGASAGIGAAIVVKLAKSGVHVVALARRENKLKELAESLNNKDYGTIYTKVCDVTNEQYVKNVFSWVDSTLGGPSILINNTGVVKVSSLLNRKLKDWQEIFNVNVMALSVCSREAYKSMTKNKIDGHIIQVNNISGHSLTPNFAHKMYNASKQAVTALCDGLRHELQLTGSKIKVSSVSPGPTATDMLTNLIKYHKELKTTVDHNILDAEDVANAVISSLATPPNVLIAEMIIIPTRATIQMHFQPSSQVVENLLNS from the exons ATGGAACGGTGGAGTGGCAAGGTGGCGATAGTTACTGGCGCCAGTGCTGGTATTGGTGCGGCGATTGTAGTAAAGCTGGCGAAGAGTGGCGTGCACGTCGTGGCGCTCGCCAGAAGAGAAAACAAACTAAAG GAACTAGCcgaatcattaaataataaagactACGGAACTATTTATACAAAGGTATGCGATGTCACTAACGAGCAATATGTGAAAAACGTTTTTTCGTGGGTAGATTCAACATTAGGAGGTcccagtattttaattaacaatacggGAGTGGTGAAAGTATCAAGCCTTTTAA ATAGAAAACTGAAGGATTGGCAAGAGATATTTAATGTCAATGTTATGGCGTTGAGTGTGTGTTCGAGAGAAGCTTACAAATCGatgacgaaaaataaaatcgacgGTCACATCATTCAAGTAAATAa TATCTCCGGTCACAGTTTAACTCCGAACTTTGCGCACAAAATGTATAACGCTTCAAAGCAAGCAGTCACAGCACTGTGTGACGGACTTCGACACGAATTACAATTAACTGgatcaaaaatcaaagtttCG agCGTTAGCCCAGGACCAACAGCTACAGATATGTTAACAAATCTCATCAAATATCacaaagaattaaaaactacGGTGGATCACAATATACTTGATGCAGAAGACGTCGCGAATGCCGTAATTAGTTCTTTGGCAACGCCGCCAAATGTTCTt ATAGCTGAAATGATTATCATACCAACTAGAGCTACAATACAGATGCATTTCCAACCGAGTTCTCAAGTCGtggaaaatttattaaactcatGA
- the LOC113561249 gene encoding farnesol dehydrogenase-like isoform X3 gives MERWSGKVAIVTGASAGIGAAIVVKLAKSGVHVVALARRENKLKELAESLNNKDYGTIYTKVCDVTNEQYVKNVFSWVDSTLGGPSILINNTGVVKVSSLLNRKLKDWQEIFNVNVMALSVCSREAYKSMTKNKIDGHIIQVNNISGHSLTPNFAHKMYNASKQAVTALCDGLRHELQLTGSKIKVSSVSPGPTATDMLTNLIKYHKELKTTVDHNILDAEDVANAVISSLATPPNVLLNKL, from the exons ATGGAACGGTGGAGTGGCAAGGTGGCGATAGTTACTGGCGCCAGTGCTGGTATTGGTGCGGCGATTGTAGTAAAGCTGGCGAAGAGTGGCGTGCACGTCGTGGCGCTCGCCAGAAGAGAAAACAAACTAAAG GAACTAGCcgaatcattaaataataaagactACGGAACTATTTATACAAAGGTATGCGATGTCACTAACGAGCAATATGTGAAAAACGTTTTTTCGTGGGTAGATTCAACATTAGGAGGTcccagtattttaattaacaatacggGAGTGGTGAAAGTATCAAGCCTTTTAA ATAGAAAACTGAAGGATTGGCAAGAGATATTTAATGTCAATGTTATGGCGTTGAGTGTGTGTTCGAGAGAAGCTTACAAATCGatgacgaaaaataaaatcgacgGTCACATCATTCAAGTAAATAa TATCTCCGGTCACAGTTTAACTCCGAACTTTGCGCACAAAATGTATAACGCTTCAAAGCAAGCAGTCACAGCACTGTGTGACGGACTTCGACACGAATTACAATTAACTGgatcaaaaatcaaagtttCG agCGTTAGCCCAGGACCAACAGCTACAGATATGTTAACAAATCTCATCAAATATCacaaagaattaaaaactacGGTGGATCACAATATACTTGATGCAGAAGACGTCGCGAATGCCGTAATTAGTTCTTTGGCAACGCCGCCAAATGTTCTt cTGAACAAGCTTTGA